One Drosophila santomea strain STO CAGO 1482 chromosome 4, Prin_Dsan_1.1, whole genome shotgun sequence DNA window includes the following coding sequences:
- the LOC120454911 gene encoding uncharacterized protein LOC120454911 — protein MAHSDICASQATKADQDQGTSSSDSNVPKQSLPTIYPLGTTRTSQAQSTTMTLEQYRLQLYNYALNIERLRCPQYGGTGSSGARAPWLHLSPYAPHGSGNLASVNRMSALSTISLFPQTQRIFQPEEPKPQHSYIGLIAMAILSSTDMKLVLSDIYQYILDNYPYFRSRGPGWRNSIRHNLSLNDCFIKSGRSANGKGHYWAIHPANMDDFRKGDFRRRKAQRKVRKHMGLSVDDASTDSPSPPPLDLTTPPPPSSQSALQLPVLGYPYHQHYIDQFFNRSSAPGMTHYSPPDPSMLMQREQVNHLDQTIQSAQLQQQHAHHQHIAYINSTTTTTIANMFSQTRKRQFDVASLLAPDVQIVDIVSEDQKSSVTPTTSARTTTQTHHTVITKQTIHREVVLELEKPAPDTDIDTDIDVEVNVDVVDDSINPDPDSYADAEERKKKRGNLKQIFSIEDNNSYLIDGRLSSFDADPDHDPDHDHEEMEQHNFSISSSAARSLGSSSSQHEESSSLEECPIEECILAPPTALISSIPTAKPSALTVPIPDAYIELNHVDPHMLSRYYGSYIAAAARQASMDVSNTSRTSSITPPPKIEMVSQK, from the coding sequence ATGGCGCACTCTGACATATGTGCTTCACAGGCGACCAAAGCCGACCAGGATCAGGGAACGTCTTCAAGCGACAGCAATGTGCCAAAGCAATCCTTGCCTACCATCTACCCACTTGGAACGACAAGAACTTCACAAGCTCAATCAACGACGATGACTCTGGAACAATACCGCCTCCAGCTGTATAACTATGCCCTCAATATTGAACGACTACGCTGCCCCCAATATGGTGGGACGGGTAGCAGTGGAGCTAGAGCTCCTTGGTTGCATTTAAGTCCCTACGCACCCCATGGCTCAGGCAATTTAGCATCAGTTAACCGAATGTCCGCTCTTTCAACAATTTCCCTCTTTCCACAAACGCAACGTATTTTTCAACCCGAGGAGCCGAAACCGCAACACAGCTATATTGGTTTGATAGCCATGGCCATATTGAGCTCAACTGATATGAAGTTGGTCCTCTCAGATATTTATCAATATATTTTGGATAATTATCCTTACTTTAGAAGTCGGGGCCCGGGCTGGAGAAACTCCATTAGGCACAATCTCTCGCTAAATGATTGTTTTATCAAATCTGGCCGAAGTGCAAATGGCAAGGGCCACTACTGGGCAATACATCCAGCCAACATGGATGATTTTCGCAAAGGGGATTTTAGACGACGCAAAGCGCAGCGAAAGGTCCGAAAGCATATGGGTCTTTCGGTGGATGATGCCAGTACTGACTCGCCCAGCCCGCCGCCGTTGGATCTTACAACTCCACCTCCACCGAGTTCTCAGTCCGCACTGCAACTACCTGTCCTGGGTTATCCATACCACCAGCATTATATCGATCAATTCTTTAACCGGAGCTCAGCACCTGGTATGACGCATTATTCCCCCCCAGATCCATCCATGTTAATGCAACGAGAACAGGTTAACCACCTGGATCAGACAATCCAATCAGCTCAgcttcagcagcaacatgccCATCATCAGCACATTGCCTATATCAACTCCACCACGACAACAACAATCGCGAATATGTTTTCGCAGACACGGAAGCGCCAATTTGACGTGGCTTCACTTCTGGCACCCGATGTCCAAATCGTTGATATTGTCTCTGAAGACCAAAAGTCCTCAGTTACACCAACCACTTCGGCAAGGACAACGACTCAAACTCATCATACAGTCATTACCAAACAAACTATTCACCGCGAAGTTGTTTTGGAATTAGAGAAACCTGCGCCAGATACAGACATTGATACTGATATTGATGTAGAAGTTAACGTCGACGTGGTAGACGATAGCATTAATCCCGACCCTGATTCTTATGCGGATGCagaagaaaggaaaaaaaaaagaggcaatttgaagcaaatattttccattgaGGACAATAACTCGTACCTAATCGATGGCAGGCTATCTTCATTTGATGCCGATCCCGATCATGATCCCGACCACGATCACGAAGAAATGGAACAGCAcaacttttcaatttccagCTCCGCAGCCAGGTCCTTGGGTAGCAGTAGTAGCCAACACGAGGAGTCTAGCTCACTAGAGGAATGTCCTATAGAAGAGTGCATTTTAGCGCCCCCAACTGCACTCATATCGTCAATACCGACTGCAAAACCATCAGCCCTGACAGTTCCCATTCCAGATGCATACATTGAACTCAACCATGTTGATCCACACATGCTTAGTAGGTACTACGGGTCGTATATTGCCGCAGCTGCCCGACAAGCCAGTATGGATGTGTCAAATACTTCGCGGACTTCCTCTATTACACCACCTCCAAAAATCGAAATGGTCTCACAAAAGTAA